A single Corticium candelabrum chromosome 16, ooCorCand1.1, whole genome shotgun sequence DNA region contains:
- the LOC134192331 gene encoding uncharacterized protein LOC134192331, whose protein sequence is MKESHPSRDGHVTAVPIQDASYDAFQALIVYLITDKVSVDVNDWKMVCQLLILSDRFLVSKLKSYCEQIVAIHIRVENAVEVLCLSDTHNISLLKEQAITFICNHLDAMRGRAEWSNSHLLCF, encoded by the coding sequence ATGAAGGAATCCCATCCTTCACGTGATGGACACGTAACCGCAGTTCCAATCCAAGATGCAAGCTATGATGCTTTTCAAGCTCTCATTGTGTATCTCATTACAGACAAGGTGAGTGTGGATGTGAATGACTGGAAGATGGTATGTCAACTTCTCATTCTTTCTGATCGCTTTCTGGTTTCCAAACTGAAGAGTTACTGTGAACAGATTGTGGCAATACACATTAGAGTAGAGAATGCAGTTGaagttctgtgtttgtcaGACACTCACAACATTTCACTGCTGAAAGAACAAGCCATCACATTTATATGCAATCATCTTGATGCGATGAGAGGAAGGGCTGAATGGAGCAACTCTCATCTTCTTTGTTTTTAG
- the LOC134192515 gene encoding ATP synthase-coupling factor 6, mitochondrial-like: MALRVPTRLFSFVGALRRSQTELDPVQRLFADKVKEYQEKSRKNPGKLVDVTPEFEAHITGEKERLKRIYGGGDMSQFPKFDFKKS; this comes from the coding sequence ATGGCGTTGCGAGTTCCAACTCGTTTATTCTCGTTTGTAGGCGCTTTGAGACGCTCTCAAACCGAACTGGATCCCGTACAGAGACTGTTTGCTGACAAGGTGAAAGAATACCAAGAGAAATCGCGGAAGAATCCTGGCAAATTGGTGGACGTTACACCAGAGTTTGAGGCGCACATTACCGGCGAGAAGGAGCGACTAAAGAGGATCTACGGAGGTGGAGACATGTCTCAGTTTCCTAAATTCGACTTCAAGAAGTCGTGA
- the LOC134191958 gene encoding putative multidrug export ATP-binding/permease protein YgaD — MGDVDEDCLFARKVVTDLQTCDRGDEKRVCDVKHQEEFCLHPVSVSPITRPHSLFKRRITLFPNQDQTDVGSFALHTFYQQLKQFCQLDSSTANNFLLAACGGTALSDDTPTINTHRLQALIEGGGYESIQYQLYLTEMRRISADIPTNHLVINGLYQLTRSLTRSNQGVVYGNESIETIDVRQAVKLHTTERSILIRFWSQPNRSEETGIFDAIGSSFVEYIYTVFGSKGVKELVSVAAQSLDNPEDFVFRGHTMSELECKWREYVEMSVSCHSRMSILQFVACLFAHYVKQHAIHVIFMLLLSCADVAASLGTSLLIGRLFDVVVESNRSTLALINPAYQLVIVWCSQMAIALIHVMLSVRLAVHVSCKLREQLFSRMHRVRPQFFLDNSSASIISCFSNDIESIEIAIAITFTLCLQAVLLVVTSLGFLLLIEWRLTLGLIVVVLLFQIVINVMARKASDYQFNKGECLSRLLSMMKDNIDGYRVNAVYHLESYWNRAFCKLVETKYVNQVVRGFRFTLSLQMISMLHPQITAIFYLIAAALLIKLDLFTYSEMLVMYTVAAFTASGVTVLGRSISQLTRAAAGMARVQTLLDDRSAHGYKESTNSTNRRIIKTLEVKGWSDNPTVELRNVSFCYETHSTLWNVYNVSLKIPFGQSVALVGGSGAGKSTILSLIVNMYSPTEGDVLIDGQNVQNICPEDLPFGVTLQQNYLFNMTVGENIRLGRLDASGRDIENAAKAAAIHRFIMQLPLQYDTLIGEEGVALSGGQQQRIAIARMLVRRPKILLLDDVTSALDALSEQRVFATIRKLFHCHTVIYVTHKLSLAQPAECIVFMSHGKVKEIGNHCDLMEKQGAYYHLWNEQQHMQNHSTHVKGFERDGNTAEKSHMSSSMLTSSTGLSGSGNPLRHTGSVDDIGTPQIIEFLIDHSEANDPYLPSSEVRESCRPSWRTSLPFDFLRCNKTSQSLDLSNPHSVGCSNHQDTIQRTGSESAVGVTLSHMQSDQYSSTMATEEKDSTLDCQQHNEHASEASDVSE, encoded by the exons ATGGGCGACGTTGACGAAGACTGTTTGTTCGCTAGAAA GGTCGTCACTGACCTGCAGACTTGTGATAGAGGTGACGAAAAACGCGTTTGTGACGTGAAACATCAAGAGGAATT TTGTCTCCATCCAGTATCCGTATCTCCTATCACACGCCCACATTCACTGTTTAAGCGTCGCATCACACTCTTTCCCAACCAAGATCAAACAGACGTCGGCTCGTTTGCTCTACACACATTCTACCAACAGCTCAAGCAGTTCTGCCAGCTAGACAGCAGCACAGCCAACAATTTTCTCTTGGCGGCTTGTGGAGGCACCGCTTTGTCCGATGACACACCGACTATTAACACTCATCGATTGCAAGCCTTAATTGAAGGAGGTGGCTACGAGTCCATACAGTACCAACTCTATTTGACTGAGATGAGACGTATCAGCGCAGACATACCGACCAACCATCTTGTCATAAATGGTTTATATCAACTAACGAGGAGTTTAACGAGGAGCAATCAGGGTGTTGTGTATGGGAATGAGAGCATCGAGACTATCGACGTACGTCAGGCTGTGAAGTTGCACACGACCGAGAGATCAATCCTTATTCGTTTCTGGTCGCAACCAAATCGATCAGAAGAGACGGGCATTTTTGATGCAATCGGCTCCTCGTTTGTTGAGTATATTTACACCGTGTTTGGAAGCAAGGGAGTCAAAGAGCTCGTGTCTGTTGCCGCCCAGAGTTTGGATAATCCTGAGGACTTTGTGTTTAGAGGTCACACGATGTCCGAGTTGGAATGCAAGTGGAGAGAATACGTCGAGATGTCGGTTAGTTGTCACTCTCGGATGTCGATCTTGCAATTCGTTGCGTGTCTGTTTGCACACTATGTCAAGCAGCATGCGATTCATGTCATCTTCATGTTGCTGTTGAGTTGCGCCGACGTGGCTGCCTCGCTCGGCACGTCGCTCTTGATTGGTCGATTGTTCGACGTCGTCGTTGAATCGAATCGCAGCACGTTGGCTCTCATCAATCCTGCGTATCAACTTGTGATAGTTTGGTGCAGTCAGATGGCAATCGCTTTGATACACGTGATGCTATCAGTACGGCTTGCGGTTCACGTTTCGTGCAAACTTCGGGAGCAGTTGTTTTCTAGAATGCATCGCGTTCGTCCTCAGTTTTTTCTTGACAACAGCAGCGCCTCCATTATTTCCTGCTTTTCGAATGACATTGAGAGCATCGAGATTGCTATTGCCATCACGTTCACTCTCTGTCTGCAGGCAGTTCTTCTCGTTGTCACGAGTTTAGGCTTTCTGTTGTTGATAGAATGGAGACTGACGCTTGGCTTGATTGTCGTTGTATTGCTTTTTCAGATTGTAATCAACGTGATGGCAAGAAAGGCAAGTGACTATCAGTTCAATAAGGGAGAGTGTCTTAGTAGACTGCTCAGTATGATGAAGGACAACATTGATGGTTATCGAGTTAATGCAGTTTATCACTTGGAATCGTATTGGAATCGTGCATTTTGCAAGCTTGTAGAGACCAAGTATGTGAATCAGGTGGTGAGAGGCTTTCGGTTCACATTGAGTCTTCAGATGATTAGCATGCTTCATCCTCAGATTACTGCCATTTTCTATCTGATAGCCGCTGCTCTCCTCATCAAACTGGATCTCTTCACGTATTCTGAGATGCTCGTGATGTACACGGTGGCTGCTTTTACTGCTTCAGGTGTCACTGTTTTGGGACGGTCAATCAGTCAGCTGACAAGAGCAGCAGCAGGGATGGCACGAGTACAAACACTTTTAGACGACAGAAGTGCACACGGATACAAAGAAAGTACAAACAGTACAAACAGAAGAATAATCAAGACTTTAGAAGTGAAAGGATGGTCTGATAATCCAACAGTTGAGCTTAGGAATGTGTCCTTCTGTTATGAGACTCACAGCACCTTGTGGAATGTGTACAATGTCTCTCTCAAAATTCCGTTTGGTCAGTCTGTTGCATTGGTGGGTGGAAGTGGAGCAGGTAAGAGCACCATACTGAGTCTCATTGTAAACATGTACTCGCCAACGGAGGGAGACGTGCTAATTGACGGTCAAAACGTACAAAATATTTGCCCCGAAGATCTGCCTTTTGGTGTAACTTTGCAACAGAACTACCTCTTCAATATGACAGTCGGTGAGAACATTCGGTTAGGAAGATTAGATGCTAGTGGTCGGGATATTGAGAATGCAGCTAAGGCTGCTGCTATTCATCGATTTATTATGCAACTTCCTCTGCAGTACGACACACTGATTGGTGAAGAGGGAGTGGCACTGAGTGGTGGACAGCAGCAACGAATAGCAATTGCTAGGATGCTTGTACGTCGGCCGAAAATCCTTCTTTTAGATGACGTTACTTCGGCCCTTGATGCGCTATCTGAACAAAGAGTATTTGCAACAATCAGAAAGCTTTTTCATTGTCACACGGTCATCTACGTGACACACAAATTGAGCCTCGCACAACCGGCTGAATGTATTGTTTTTATGTCTCATGGCAAAGTGAAAGAGATAGGAAATCATTGCGATCTGATGGAGAAACAGGGTGCTTACTATCATCTGTGGAATGAGCAGCAGCACATGCAGAATCACAGCACGCACGTCAAAGGTTTTGAGAGAGACGGGAATACAGCAGAGAAGTCACATATGAGCAGCTCTATGTTGACATCATCAACTGGTTTGTCTGGTTCGGGTAATCCTCTAAGGCATACTGGATCGGTAGATGACATAGGAACTCCGCAGATTATTGAATTTCTCATTGACCATTCTGAAGCTAATGATCCGTACCTTCCTTCATCTGAAGTTAGAGAATCTTGTAGACCTTCTTGGCGAACCTCTTTACCATTCGACTTTCTTCGTTGTAACAAAACATCCCAATCTTTAGACTTATCAAACCCTCACTCAGTTGGATGCAGCAACCATCAAGACACGATTCAGCGAACTGGATCAGAGTCAGCTGTAGGTGTCACTCTCTCACATATGCAAAGTGATCAATATTCAAGTACAATGGCTACAGAAGAGAAAGACTCTACGCTTGACTGTCAGCAACATAACGAACATGCAAGTGAAGCCTCAGATGTGTCTGAATGA
- the LOC134192513 gene encoding uncharacterized protein LOC134192513: MKTILHLVIVSLISLLSMPDTVEALRFRRNERRTNEFDNCLNKSPLECSNYKCHYLNPRTLHAKTERCYYDKLQKSCLCPREEAAVPCQVHGRDTCKQSECPYAKKTGRSRPNCVWDEHKLRCKSPEPSFFYMLTEQDGELYLIDPDDQTMKYIRNIDGGVSIASSIHTVNGIYAVITSRKSQSLLHFPNVYETKGNGTHFRRSRLQNIFAMGEGRRGETDLFAAKKQQSEIYKFSPGKRINKPLGSGQHKFAGDLATNPHTDKIYGLSNQGVFEVNPANGSHSDILVSLPKGTQYALAFTCDGRLWASGSNKKIYEVDVLTRRSKFLMTLGVHTPLDFASQPGC; encoded by the exons ATGAAAACGATACTTCACCTTGTCATTGTCTCTCTCATCTCTCTCCTCTCGATGCCGGACACCGTCGAGGCACTCAGATTCAGACGCAACGAGAGAAGAACGAACGAATTCGACAACTGCCTAAAC AAATCGCCACTCGAATGCTCCAACTACAAGTGCCACTATCTCAACCCGCGGACGCTGCACGCCAAGACGGAGCGATGCTACTACGACAAGCTGCAGAAGAGCTGTCTGTGTCCGAGAGAAGAGGCGGCAGTTCCTTGTCAG GTGCATGGAAGAGACACCTGTAAGCAGTCGGAGTGTCCGTACGCTAAAAAGACCGGCCGATCTCGACCGAATTGCGTGTGGGACGAGCATAAGTTGAGGTGCAAGAGCCCCGAGCCATCCTTCTTCTACATGTTGACAGAGCAGGACGGAGAACTTTACTTGATCGATCCGGACGACCAAACAATGAAAT ACATACGCAATATTGACGGAGGCGTCAGCATTGCCTCATCAATTCACACAGTCAATGGCATCTATGCAGTCATCACATCAAGAAAATCCCAATCTCTCTTGCATTTCCCAAATGTGTATGAGACCAAAGGCAATGGAACACACTTCAGGCGATCGAGACTGCAGAACATATTCGCCATGGGTGAAGGCCGGAGAGGAGAGACCGATCTGTTTGCAGCAAAGAAACAGCAATccgagatctacaagtttTCTCCCGGAAAGAGGATCAACAAGCCACTCGGTTCCGGACAACACAAATTTGCTGGAGATCTGGCAACCAATCCACACACCGACAAGATCTACGGACTATCAAACCAAGGAGTATTCGAAGTCAATCCAGCCAATGGATCGCATTCTGACATTTTAGTTTCGCTGCCAAAAGGCACACAATATGCACTAGCGTTTACTTGTGATGGCCGTCTATGGGCATCGGGATCGAACAAGAAAATTTATGAGGTCGACGTGTTGACGAGACGGTCGAAATTTCTTATGACACTCGGAGTGCATACACCATTGGACTTTGCATCACAGCCCGGCTGCTAG
- the LOC134192330 gene encoding uncharacterized protein LOC134192330 has protein sequence MLARGDDISSHVETIAGVARQYGYRDGTADQALFCKPWSVGEDDTIYVTDLGNKRIRMVDGCGTVRTLAGSGNKGLVDGQGRSAAFTALVDITQSANKSIFYITDDNCIRTIDMDGNVITIAEQQAEGLTDGHCSEAKFIFPQQIACRSGDDETLYVADYHNDAVREVSLNTRNVRTIAGGKGAGSCNGAIEAATLNHLVGITIDSKGCIFVCDRENQKIRIISSTMETMTTLVGCGEEGLVDGNGTLHS, from the exons ATGTTAGCTAGAGGAGACGACATATCCTCACACGTAGAAACGATTGCTGGAGTTGCTCGCCAGTATGGCTACAGAGATGGGACTGCAGATCAAGCTTTGTTTTGCAAGCCCTGGTCAGTGGGAGAGGACGACACTATCTACGTGACAGATTTGGGAAACAAGAGAATCagaatg gTGGATGGGTGTGGCACAGTGAGAACATTGGCTGGATCAGGAAACAAAGGATTAGTTGATGGGCAGGGAAGGTCTGCTGCTTTTACAGCATTAGTAGATATTACtcaatcagcaaacaaatccATCTTCTACATCACTGACGACAACTGTATTCGTACGATAGATATGGATGGTAATGTCATTACTATTGCAGAACAACAAGCAGAAGGTCTGACTGATGGTCACTGTAGTGAAGCAAAGTTTATCTTTCCACAGCAAATAGCATGCAGAAGTGGAGATGATGAGACATTGTATGTTGCTGACTATCATAACGATGCAGTGAGAGAAGTATCACTCAACACTAGAAATGTTAGAACAATTGCTGGTggcaaaggtgcagggtcTTGTAATGGAGCAATTGAAGCGGCCACACTAAACCATCTGGTTGGAATTACTATTGACAGCAAAGGttgcatttttgtgtgtgatcGTGAGAATCAGAAGATTAGAATAATTTCTTCTACCATGGAGACAATGACTACTCTAGTGGGATGTGGTGAGGAAGGTTTAGTAGATGGCAATG GAACATTGCATTCGTAA
- the LOC134191959 gene encoding carotenoid isomerooxygenase-like has product MSPRRVFMFLSFLHFCSLLLTDLCVHASNRAALGFQPLPWDFYAHETVNVKGLPDWLRGTLYRIGPAIWTQRPDDQHWFYGLGFLQSFQFSPDENHLEYTAQFVKSSEYNQSHPNFSDESSATFSPNTGVCIRRVKSDDATHLLANTGASLSNEFDYRSLDSVETPFMYDDMMATVLAKAPSHAQTDLDGNIVHFLQVPEPAVYYYIYTIPYGSRTRKFVGKVALNPTFNTTLFLHSFVITENYVVIPEIPAVSGPEDYRTFRFESSMNTTWRVISRKTAEQVAEFTSEPFFYYHTINAYENDTDDTIIVDLIGYPNMTSLVDMYLENIIDKPELLRNSACANRMMRFVLPMRKTSSAIIPRILSEVWGTELPTIRDTTHATRAYTYVYAVAYTDPHASDFLDSIVKVDVLNGKYKRWHEPGCYPGEPIFVASPNSASEDDGIVLSLVLDVNAKTSFLLTLNAKSMEVMAKAYLPHATPFGFHGRYYRDL; this is encoded by the coding sequence ATGTCACCCAGACGTGTTTTCATGTTTCTatcatttcttcatttctgTTCCTTGCTGCTCACagatttgtgtgtgcatgcaagcaACAGAGCTGCTCTCGGTTTTCAACCCCTTCCATGGGATTTCTACGCACACGAGACAGTCAATGTAAAGGGTCTGCCCGACTGGTTGAGAGGAACTCTCTATCGTATTGGACCTGCAATCTGGACTCAACGACCCGACGATCAGCATTGGTTTTATGGATTAGGATTTCTGCAGAGTTTCCAGTTCTCTCCTGATGAGAATCATCTTGAATACACGGCACAGTTTGTGAAGAGCTCCGAGTACAATCAGTCGCATCCAAACTTCAGTGATGAGAGTTCGGCGACGTTTTCACCGAACACTGGGGTTTGTATTCGACGAGTCAAGAGTGACGATGCTACACACCTTTTGGCTAATACTGGAGCTTCTCTGAGCAATGAGTTTGATTATCGGTCACTTGATTCTGTTGAGACACCATTTATGTATGATGATATGATGGCTACCGTGTTGGCTAAAGCTCCGTCTCATGCACAGACCGATTTAGATGGAAACATTGTCCATTTTCTTCAAGTGCCCGAGCCAGCAGTTTACTATTACATCTACACTATACCTTATGGTAGTCGAACCAGGAAGTTTGTGGGGAAAGTTGCTCTTAATCCGACATTCAACACGACCCTGTTCCTACACAGTTTCGTTATCACCGAGAACTATGTTGTAATTCCGGAAATTCCTGCCGTTTCGGGTCCCGAAGACTATCGTACGTTTAGATTTGAGTCGTCGATGAATACAACGTGGAGAGTGATAAGCCGGAAGACAGCTGAACAAGTAGCCGAGTTTACAAGCGAACCATTCTTTTATTATCACACAATCAATGCGTATGAAAATGACACAGACGATACCATCATTGTTGACTTGATTGGTTACCCGAATATGACGTCACTAGTTGATATGTATTTGGAGAATATTATCGATAAACCGGAGTTATTACGGAATAGTGCTTGTGCCAACAGAATGATGCGATTTGTACTTCCCATGAGGAAGACATCGAGTGCCATCATTCCTCGGATACTCAGTGAAGTATGGGGTACAGAGTTACCGACCATCAGAGATACGACTCATGCTACGAGGGCGTATACATACGTGTATGCTGTTGCCTACACAGATCCGCACGCGTCTGATTTCCTGGACTCCATTGTAAAAGTCGATGTCTTGAATGGCAAATACAAACGATGGCACGAACCCGGTTGTTATCCTGGAGAGCCAATCTTTGTGGCATCTCCAAATTCGGCTTCAGAAGACGACGGCATCGTTCTCTCACTCGTGCTGGATGTCAATGCAAAAACATCATTTCTCTTAACTCTCAATGCAAAATCAATGGAAGTGATGGCCAAGGCATATCTACCACATGCTACACCTTTTGGCTTTCATGGCAGATATTACAGAGACTTGTGA